A genome region from Hymenobacter tibetensis includes the following:
- a CDS encoding M20/M25/M40 family metallo-hydrolase, giving the protein MSVSISRLLLAGAFSLAVAVPATAQTTTKIDSLAIRKIYDEALLRGQSYENLRELCTKVGPRLSGSPQAEQAVQWGKVAMEKLGLDRVYLQEVMVPHWVRGAKEKAEIKPAKGKGLNLAVCALGGSVGTGGKLKAQLVEVKSMAELAALPAEKVKGKIVFFNRPMNATYVQTGRAYGEAGDQRRIGASEAAKRGAVGALVRSLSLAHDDLPHTGTMRYEDNVAKVPAAAVSTNGADQLSQLLKVDPDLTVELEMACQTLPDVKSYNVVGEIKGSKYPAEIITVGGHLDSWDLAQGAHDDGTGCVQSMEVLRLLKATGLRPERTVRAVLFMNEENGARGGMKYAELAKAAKEQHVAAMESDGGGFTPRGFNIEAEPAMVKKMQQWQPLFAPYGSSEFSPGHGGTDIGPLKDQVKALIGYDCDDQRYFDIHHTAADTFDKVNRRELELGGASMAALIYMISKYGL; this is encoded by the coding sequence ATGTCTGTTTCCATTTCCCGCTTGCTGCTGGCCGGCGCCTTCTCACTTGCTGTTGCCGTACCAGCAACTGCTCAAACCACCACGAAAATTGATTCGCTGGCCATCCGGAAAATCTACGACGAAGCCTTGCTACGCGGCCAGAGCTACGAGAACCTACGGGAGCTATGCACCAAAGTGGGGCCGCGCCTAAGTGGCTCGCCGCAGGCCGAGCAGGCAGTGCAGTGGGGCAAAGTAGCCATGGAAAAACTCGGCCTAGACCGGGTGTATCTGCAGGAAGTAATGGTGCCGCACTGGGTGCGGGGGGCCAAAGAAAAAGCGGAAATCAAACCTGCCAAAGGCAAAGGCCTCAACCTGGCCGTGTGCGCGCTTGGTGGCTCAGTGGGTACCGGCGGCAAACTCAAAGCGCAACTGGTGGAAGTGAAAAGCATGGCCGAGCTGGCGGCATTGCCTGCCGAAAAAGTGAAGGGCAAGATTGTGTTCTTCAACCGCCCCATGAACGCGACCTACGTGCAAACGGGCCGTGCCTACGGCGAAGCCGGTGACCAGCGCCGGATCGGAGCGTCCGAAGCCGCCAAGCGTGGGGCCGTGGGGGCCCTCGTGCGTAGCCTCTCGCTTGCCCACGACGACCTTCCGCACACCGGCACCATGCGCTACGAAGACAACGTGGCCAAAGTGCCCGCCGCCGCCGTCAGTACCAACGGTGCCGACCAACTCAGCCAGCTCCTGAAAGTGGACCCCGACCTGACCGTGGAGCTGGAAATGGCTTGCCAGACCCTGCCCGACGTAAAAAGCTACAACGTAGTGGGTGAAATCAAAGGCTCGAAATATCCCGCCGAAATCATCACCGTTGGCGGCCACCTAGACTCGTGGGACCTAGCCCAAGGAGCGCACGACGACGGTACGGGCTGCGTGCAAAGCATGGAAGTGCTGCGGCTGCTCAAAGCTACTGGCCTGCGTCCTGAGCGTACGGTTCGGGCCGTGCTGTTCATGAACGAGGAGAACGGCGCGCGGGGTGGCATGAAGTACGCCGAACTAGCCAAAGCGGCCAAAGAGCAACACGTAGCCGCTATGGAGTCAGACGGGGGAGGCTTTACGCCTCGCGGCTTCAATATCGAGGCCGAACCAGCTATGGTGAAGAAGATGCAGCAGTGGCAACCCTTGTTTGCGCCTTATGGTAGCAGCGAGTTCAGCCCTGGCCACGGAGGCACGGACATCGGCCCGTTGAAAGACCAAGTGAAAGCCCTCATCGGCTACGACTGCGACGACCAGCGCTATTTCGATATTCACCATACCGCTGCCGATACCTTCGATAAAGTCAACCGCCGCGAATTAGAGTTGGGCGGTGCTAGCATGGCCGCCCTTATTTACATGATCAGCAAATACGGATTGTAA